In one Flammeovirga yaeyamensis genomic region, the following are encoded:
- a CDS encoding carbohydrate binding domain-containing protein: MKLMTKKGSFDGQNHIKLSPNSEATISKTIKLKPNTTYILSAYARLPNSDGKTIYENGWLGVKNYGAGQQPIIKYFKNDWYRQSILFTTGSNANKTLVYFTNKWKKHEVRVDHFELIESPSLKDSSI; this comes from the coding sequence GTGAAATTGATGACGAAGAAAGGTAGCTTTGATGGCCAAAATCACATCAAATTATCTCCAAACAGCGAAGCGACAATTTCTAAGACCATAAAATTGAAGCCGAATACGACCTACATTCTATCAGCCTATGCTCGTCTTCCAAATTCTGATGGGAAAACGATCTATGAAAACGGTTGGTTGGGTGTGAAGAATTACGGTGCAGGTCAGCAACCAATAATCAAGTACTTTAAGAACGATTGGTACAGACAGTCGATCTTGTTTACAACAGGAAGTAATGCCAATAAAACATTGGTGTATTTCACGAATAAGTGGAAAAAACATGAGGTACGTGTGGATCATTTTGAGTTGATCGAAAGTCCATCGTTAAAGGATAGTAGCATATAG